A genomic window from Emys orbicularis isolate rEmyOrb1 chromosome 24, rEmyOrb1.hap1, whole genome shotgun sequence includes:
- the SMIM7 gene encoding small integral membrane protein 7 — protein MIGDLLLCGTLLMNAGAVLNFRLKKKDTQGFGEESREPTTGDNIREFLLSLRYFRIFIALWNIFMMFCMIVLFGS, from the exons atgaTCGGGGACCTGCTGCTCTGCGG GACGCTGCTGATGAACGCCGGCGCCGTGTTAAACTTCAGGCT GAAGAAGAAAGACACCCAGGGCTTCGGTGAAGAGTCTAGGGAGCCAACTACAG GTGACAATATCAGGGAGTTCTTGTTGAGTCTCAGGTACTTTCGAATCTTCATTGCCTTGTGGAACATCTTCATGATGTTTTGCATGATTGT GTTATTTGGATCTTGA